From the Kallotenue papyrolyticum genome, the window CTGGAGCGGGCGCGACGCGTTCACCAGCCCTTGAGTCTGCTCCTGCTCCAGCTCGTGGGCATGCCGGCCGAGGCGCTACCCTGGCCGACGATCGGCCAACGCCTCTTGGCCAGCGTGCGGCGCACCGATCTGGTTGCGCGCTTCGACCGGCACCAGGCGCTGATCCTGCTCCCCGCCACCGAAAGCACCCTTGCGCGGATCGTGGCGGCGCGCCTCAAACAGGCGCTTACCACTCCGCCGATCGCCGCGCTCGATGCGCGCATCGGCGTCGCCGCCTTTCCTCAGCACGGTCTCACGCTTGAGGAGCTGCTGGCCGAAGTGCAGCATGCCCTGGATCTCAGCTAGCCCAGCGAGCGAGCACGCCGCGCCACTCGAGCATGGGCGTATACGCATCATCCCCGCGCCGCCGTGGGCTACGGGGATGACGCAGCACGTCGCTATCGATGGCGAGACGCGACTATGGATAGATGCCGCGGATCGTGGTCGCATCGGCGACGCGCTTGACCGCCACCAGATAGGCCGCGGTGCGCAGTTGCAGCTTGCGCTGCAGCGCCAGATCGAGCACCTGCGCGAACGAGCGCACCATGATGCGTTCCAGGCGTTCGTTGATCTCCTCTTCGCTCCAAAAGAACTCCTGCAGGCCCTGGACCCACTCGAAGTAGGAGACGGTTACGCCTCCGGAGTTGGCCAGAATATCGGGCACGACAAAGATACCGCGATCGTAGAGGATCTCATCCGCCGCCGGAGTCGTGGGCCCATTCGCCCCTTCGACCACAATGCGTGCCCGGATGCGATCGGCATTGGCCACGGTGATCTGGTTCTCCAGCGCCGCCGGCACCAGGATATCACAGGGCAGTTCGAGCAGCTCTCGGTTGGTGACACGCTCCAACCCCGGCTCGTGATAACCTTCCAGGGTGCGGTTGCGCTGTACATACTCCAGCATCGCCGGGATATTCAGGCCGTGGGGATGGTAGTAGCCGCCTGATACGTCGCTGACGGCGACGACGCGCGCGCCCATCTGACGCAGCATGTTGGCCGAGGCCCCACCGACATTACCGAAGCCCTGCACCACCACACTGGCCTGGGTGATATCCAGCCCCAGGTGTTTGGCCGCTTCGCGCGCGACGATGCTGACACCACGACCGGTAGCATCGGCGCGACCCAGTGAGCCGAAGACATCGATCGGTTTGCCGGTGACGACC encodes:
- a CDS encoding Glu/Leu/Phe/Val family dehydrogenase, whose translation is MATATIQHQTENPFEIAQQQFDIAADLLNLDEGLRRILRVPQRELTVNFPVRMDDGSIQVFTGYRVQHNITRGPAKGGIRYHPDVNIDEVRALAMWMTWKCALVNIPYGGAKGGVVVDPKTLSLNELERLTRRFASEISLLIGPEKDIPAPDVGTNAQVMAWIMDTVSMHRGYTVPAVVTGKPIDVFGSLGRADATGRGVSIVAREAAKHLGLDITQASVVVQGFGNVGGASANMLRQMGARVVAVSDVSGGYYHPHGLNIPAMLEYVQRNRTLEGYHEPGLERVTNRELLELPCDILVPAALENQITVANADRIRARIVVEGANGPTTPAADEILYDRGIFVVPDILANSGGVTVSYFEWVQGLQEFFWSEEEINERLERIMVRSFAQVLDLALQRKLQLRTAAYLVAVKRVADATTIRGIYP